The segment GACCCAGGCGATGGCCTGGTACCGCGCGCAGCCGATCCCGGCGCTCGATGGTCGAACCCCGGAGGCGCTGGTCAAGGCCGGGGAAGCGGGCGCGGTCCGCGACTATCTCGATCATCTGGCGCTGGGCGGCTTTGCTTGAGATTTGCTCACAGGTGCTACCGCGGCCACGATCCGATGTGGTCGTTCTCGCCGCTGTCGGGAGATGGCGCGGCCAAGACCGGCGGCCGCTTCAACCGCAGGGGTGAGCCCACACTCTACCTCTCGCTCGACATCATGACGTCGTTTGCCGAATGCACGCAGGGGCTGACCCAGCGCCTGCACCCGCTGACCATGTGCGAATACGACGTCGACTGCGAGCCCGTTGCGGACCTGCGCACCGATGATGGCCGATCAGCGCACGGCGTATCGCTCGAAGATCTCGCCTGCCCATGGCTGCGCTATCAGCGCAGCGGACGCGACGCGCCCTCGTGGCTCGTTGCCGATCGACTCAAAGCCGAAGGCTTTGCTGGGCTGATAGCGCCCAGTTTCGCGCCCGGCGCAACCGCAGATAACCAAAACCTCATCCTTTGGAGCTGGGGACCGGACCTTCCGACCCGCGTTATCGTGTTCGATCCGGGCGGACGCCTGCCAAAAGACCAGTTATCCTGGTAGTAAAAAGTCATTTTGGACTTTGATATCAACTCAGCGCCTTGCGGGCCGCCAGCCAATCAATTTATGTATGACGCCGCGATTACTACCAGGGGGATTTCGATGACGATGGAACGCTGGCTCGACGGCATCGACGTCGATCTAACCTTGCTCGAAACACGTGACGATCCCGACGAGCCATGGACCCGGCGCGCGCTCGCTGGGACCAGCGTCGGCGTAGATCCGATGGACGCCTATGAAGGCGCGCAAGAGCTGGTCGAAGCGGTCCGCCTGATGGTGGGCGGGAACCTTGAAGGCAAAGCCGGCCTTGCCCGTATCCTCGGGCGGGATGGCAACGACTATCAGCGCAGCCTCTGGTATGCGGTCGCAGGCCGCGGCGCGCTTTGCGTCGCCGCTGACCTGCACTGGCTCACGGGGATCCTCGCGACGCGCGCAGAACTGTGGCTCCGCCGCCGGGGCCAGGACCAAAATGTCGTCAAGCGGCCCGATCCTTACGTGACCGACGGTCCCGAAGGACCTGTCGGCCAGTTTCAGGCATCCTTCCGGCTCGGCGCGCACTGGGACGGCATCGCCGACCGCCGCTAGAACCGGGCTCTTCCAATGCAGCGATACCAGATGCTCGATGTCGAGATCGGGCCGGACGAAGACGGCTTCGAAACCGTCCTCGCGCGGGCCTATTCGCTTAAGCAAAAGCCGCAGTGCCTGTGCCGCCGGGACATCCCGCTGCCGCTTTACATCGCGCGGCGCCAGAACAGCCACCACCTGGCGCGCTGGCCCGGCACCGGCCCGCGCCATGCACCGACCTGCGATCACTACGAAGCGCCGGACTTCCTGACAGGGCTTGGCCAGGTCCGGGGCTCGGCGATCGTCGAGGATGAGGAGAGCGGCGAAACCTCGCTCAAGTTCGCCTTCCCGCTGTCGCGAGGCCCGGCCCGCGCCGCGCCGTCGTCGTTCACGAATGACAAGCCGTCGGTAAAGACCAACGGGCAGAAGCTGACGATGCGGGGGTTACTGCACTTTCTCTGGGACAAGGCGGAACTCACCCACTGGCATCCCAAGATGGCGGGCAAGCGAAACTGGTTCATCGTGCGCCGCGCGCTGATCCAGGCGCGCCTCGGCTGCAAGGTGCGCGGCGACAGCCTGGCGCGCGCGGTGTTCATCCCCGAGACCTTCAATCTCGACCACAAGGACGAAATCGCCGGCCGGCGTCTGTCGGAGCTGGAACTGGCCTATGCTTCGCCCGATGCGATCATGGTGGTGATCGGCGAGGTCAAAGCGATCGAGCCCGCGCGCTACGGCGAGAAGATCCTGGTGCGGCACCTGCCGGATTGGCCATTCCTGATGGATGCTGACATGGCTCGGCGCTTCCACAAGCGCTTCGCCGTAGAAGAAGAGCTCTGGCGTTCCGAAGAGGCCGAAGGCCATCTGGTCATGGCGGCAAGCTTCGCGGTCGGCGCTTCGGGCCTGCCGCAGCTTTTCGAAATCGCGGTCATGCCAGTGAACCGGCACTGGCTTCCCTATGAAAGCCATGAAGAACGCGCGCTGGTTGCCAAGGCCGTCCAGGAGAAGCGCCGCTTCGTCAAAGGCCTGCGCGTCAACCTTGGCCTCGAGGCGCCGATCGCCAGCATCGCGCTCAAGGACACAGGCGCCGAGGCCGCCGCGATACACCTCGCGCGCAACATGCCGGACCCCGCCTATGACGAGGCGCTAGCCGCGCTGATGCGCACGCCGGGCGTGACCCATGTGACCTGGCGGCCCGGCGACCGCCTGCCCGAT is part of the Novosphingobium sp. G106 genome and harbors:
- a CDS encoding RES family NAD+ phosphorylase; the encoded protein is MRFAHRCYRGHDPMWSFSPLSGDGAAKTGGRFNRRGEPTLYLSLDIMTSFAECTQGLTQRLHPLTMCEYDVDCEPVADLRTDDGRSAHGVSLEDLACPWLRYQRSGRDAPSWLVADRLKAEGFAGLIAPSFAPGATADNQNLILWSWGPDLPTRVIVFDPGGRLPKDQLSW
- a CDS encoding DUF1173 domain-containing protein, with the translated sequence MQRYQMLDVEIGPDEDGFETVLARAYSLKQKPQCLCRRDIPLPLYIARRQNSHHLARWPGTGPRHAPTCDHYEAPDFLTGLGQVRGSAIVEDEESGETSLKFAFPLSRGPARAAPSSFTNDKPSVKTNGQKLTMRGLLHFLWDKAELTHWHPKMAGKRNWFIVRRALIQARLGCKVRGDSLARAVFIPETFNLDHKDEIAGRRLSELELAYASPDAIMVVIGEVKAIEPARYGEKILVRHLPDWPFLMDADMARRFHKRFAVEEELWRSEEAEGHLVMAASFAVGASGLPQLFEIAVMPVNRHWLPYESHEERALVAKAVQEKRRFVKGLRVNLGLEAPIASIALKDTGAEAAAIHLARNMPDPAYDEALAALMRTPGVTHVTWRPGDRLPDAQSRVYLPPPKR